The following nucleotide sequence is from Streptomyces bathyalis.
CGCCGTGCGGGCGCTGATGGGCCGTGCCTCTGTGCGGCGCGAGACGGCCAGGGCCCGGCTGGAGTCGGAGGAGGCGCTGACGTCGCCCGACGGCAAGCGCCAGTTCCTGCGCGGTGGTTACCTTCCGCCGGAGGCGGGCGAGGCGGTGGGCACGGTCCGTCCCGTCGGGGGCGCCGGCTCGCATCTCGTCGCGGCCCTGGCGCAGGCGAATTCCTTGATCGACGTCCCGGAGAAGACGACACGCCTCACTCCGGGGGAGGAAGTGACCGTCATCCCGCTCGACCAGTAGCGACGAGGCGGAGCCTCCTCGCCGCATGCCCGGTACCGTATCCGGACACAGGGACGGTTTCGGGAGCACGATGAGCAGCGCAGAGCAGCAGCACCTCACCCACATCGACGAGGGCGGGGCCGCCCGCATGGTCGACGTCTCAGCGAAGGACGTCACCGCCCGCACGGCCCGCGCGGCCGGGCGTGTGCTGGTCTCTCCCCGCGTGGTCGAGCTTCTTCGCGGCGAGGACGGCCAGGGGCTGCCGAAGGGAGACGCCCTGGCCACGGCCCGCATCGCGGGCATCATGGGAGCCAAGCGGACGCCGGACCTCATCCCGCTGTGCCATCCGCTCGCCGTCTCCGGCGTGGCGGTGGAGCTGTCGGTCACCGAGGAGGCCGTCGAGATCACCGCGCAGGTGAAGACGACGGACCGCACGGGCGTCGAGATGGAGGCCCTGACGGCGGTGACGGTCGCGGCCCTCACCGTGGTCGACATGGTCAAGGCCGTGGACAAGTCGGCAGTCATATCCGACATTCGCGTCGAGGAGAAGAGCGGCGGCCGCTCCGGGAACTGGACGCGTGCCGGGGCGAGTTCGTCCCGCGCCCGTCAGGGAGACAATGGCCGGCGCAGCGAGTCCAGCGAGGAGGAGTCAGCCGTATGAGCCCAGCCCTGAATCCCTACCGCGCCCTCGCCGTCACGGCATCGAACCGCGCTGCAGAAGGTGTCTACGAGGACACGGGCGGCCCGTTGATCGTCGAGGCCCTGGCAGCTATGGGCTTCGAAGTGGACGGGCCGAGCGTCGTACCGGACGGCGAACCGGTCGCTGAAGTGCTCGGCGCCGCCGTCGCGGCCCGCTACGACGTCGTCGTCACCACCGGCGGCACCGGCGTCTCACCCACCGACTGCACCCCCGAAATGACGCGCCGCCTCTTGGACTACGAGGTTCCGGGCATCGCCGAGGCGATCCGCGCCCAGGGTGCGGAGAAGGTCCCGACGGCCGCCCTGTCGCGGGGGATCGCAGGCGTCGCCAACAGCACGCTGATCGTCAACCTTCCGGGTTCGTCTGGCGGAGTACGCGACGGACTCGTGGTGTTGGAACGGTTGTTGACGCATGCCGTCGACCAGATCCACGGTGGTGACCACCCCAGAGGGGACCTCAACTGAACGCTTCCTGGCCGATCGTGCTGACGGACGGTAAGACCACCCTCCGTCCCATAAAGCTGCGCGACCAGCGTGACTGGCGCGAAGTGAACCAGCGCAACCGCGAATGGCTGCGGCCCTGGGAAGCCACCATCCCGCCCGCACCGCCCGGGCTCACGCCGCCGAGCCGTCCCTCGTACCGGCAGATGGTCCGTCATCTGCGCGCCGAGGCGCAGGCGGGCCGGATGCTTCCCTTCGTCGTGGAGCATCAGGGGCGCCTCGCGGGCCAGTTGACGGTCGCGGGGATCACCTGGGGTTCGATGTGCTCCGGCCACATCGGCTACTGGGTCGACCGCGCGGTCGCCGGACGCGGTGTGATGCCGACGGCCGTCGCGCTCGCCACGGACCACTGTTTCCGTACGGTCGGGCTGCACCGCATCGAGATCTGCATCCGCCCCGAGAACGCGGCGAGCCGGCGCGTGGTGGAGAAACTCGGCTTCCGCGAGGAGGGGTTGAGGCCGCGCTATCTGCATATCGACGGTGCGTGGCGCGACCATCTCGTATTCGCCCTGACGGCAGAAGAAGTGCCGGAAGGACTCCTCACGCGTTGGCACCGAACGGCTCCGGGCGCCTCCAGAAAATAAAATAGACGTTCGATATTATGGGGTTCCTGCTGAACACCCGGTGTGCGCCCGGGAATTGAACAGGCGCAGTTCCGCGCTCAACGGCGGTGAAAAACATGGAGAGATCAGCCGGATCATGCGACACACCGCCGTATTTGGCAGATGGGTGCGGCTCAACCCCTCTACCGTGTGAGGGTGAACAGCAGTGGCCTCATCTACGCAGTCATCGTCGGGGCCTGGGCTGCCTACTTGGTGCCGATGTGGCTCCGCAGGCAGGACGAGCTGAACGAATCCCGTCCGACGGAACGCTTCAGCACCGCCATCCGTCTGCTGTCAGGCAAGGCGGCAATGGAAAGGCGCTACGCGAGGGAGAACGAGCGCCGCGACGGTGAAGTCCCCGAGGAACACGGCGATCTCTCGGCCCCCGGCACCGCCCCCGAGAACGCGGACGGCGCGGACGATTCCGCCGACGTCGACGAGTCGGTCGACGTACGTGCCTACGCCGACCCAAAGACCATGGTGGGCCAGGGCGTTACGAGCGTTCCCACGGAGGTGCTCGGCGCCTCCGGCTCCGAGGCCGCGGATGCCGATGGTGCGAACGCCGACGGCCGGAGCGAGAACGGCCACAGCTCCTCCGAGCGGGACGGCGTCGAACGAGGCAAGGCGGAACGCGACAAGGCCCGGCAGAAGAGCAAGCGCGCCAAGGTGCTCGCCCGGCGCCGGCGCACCACGATGGTTCTCTTCCTCGCCTTCACCGCGGGCACGATCGTCGCTGCCGTCGGCGGCCTCGCCTTCCTGTGGGCCCCGGCGGCGCCCGGGCTGCTGCTGAGCACGTACATCGTCCATCTGCGCGTGCAGGAACGCCGGCGCTTCGCCGCCGTCATGGACAAGCGCCGAGCGAAGGCCGCGGCGAAGGAGAAGCGCGCCCGGAAGGCGGCGGATGAGGCGAAGGCCGGCGCGGGCGTCCCCACCGAGGCTCACCCCGGCCCCTCCGGGCAGGCTCCGGCGGCCGAGCCCGGCGCGACCGCGCACGAGGAGGAGCCCGCGGCGGCGGGCCGGCGCGCGCTCGTGGAGCAGACGGACCACGCGGAGTGGGTCGACCAGCAGCGCGACGGCGGCCGCGAGCCCGCAGAGGGCTGGGACCCCGTGCCGGTGCCGCTCCCGACGTACGTCAGCGCGCCCGTCGCCCCGCGCAGCACGCGTGGCGTGGACCTGGAGGCCCCCGGCACATGGAGCTCCGCGCGCTCCAGCAGCGCGAGCAGCGAGCCCCCGGCCACCTCCTCCGGGTCCGGCCAGGAGCAGGACGAGGAGCACGGCAGCGGGGCACGTCGCGGACGTGGACGGCGCCAGACGCCGCTCTTCGACCAGTACGAGGAAGACGGCCGCCCGCGCGCCGCCAACGAGTGACCCCCGGTGACCGGCACCGGCCCTCCGCCGGGCCCGGCACCGGGGCTCTGGGCCTGGTGAGAGAGCCGGGATGTGCGGTGACCAGCGCCGGAACCGATTAACGCCTGGCGCGGCCGGGATGCTAAGGTTTCATCCGTCGCAAGGGCCTGTGGCGCAGTCCGGTAGCGCATCTCGTTCGCAACGAGAGGGTCAGGGGTTCAAATCCCCTCAGGTCCACCTAACTCAGAGCAGCACCAGGTCGAGCCCCCGTCGGAGAGATCCAGCGGGGGCTTTGTCGTGCCGTACAGCAGCGATGTACAGCAACTACGGTGACCGTCCTTGATCGCGCTGGACGGTCCGCCGAGATGCAGTTCAGGGGCTTGCGCCGACGGCCCGGTGGCCGGCATCAGACCGGTTTGCGCCATACGGAGATGTGCTTCGTGGAGTCCTGCGTGAACGGTGCCCCGTCCCAGTCCTCGATGCGACGTTCCAGCTCGAGCCCGGCGATCCGTGCCATCAGGTCGAGCTCTGCCGGCCAGGCGTAGCGGTGCCGGGAGCTGTCGCGGCGGTAGCGACCGTCGTCGCCGTCGCGGGTGAAGTGGTGGGAGACAAGAGTCTGCTCCACCAGGTCGAAGGTGTCGAAGCCGAGATGCTGCTCAGAGACGTCGAACGGCACCGCGACCTGGCCGGGCGGCAAGAACCGCAACGGTGGCACGCCCAGCTCGATGACGAATCGACCCCCGGGCCTCAGATGACGGGCCGCGTTGCGGAAACACTCGACCTGCTCGTCCTGGGTGAGCAAGTTCGTGATGGTGTTGTAGACGACATAGACCAGGCTGAACTCGCCGGAGACCACGGTGGTTGCCATGTCCCCGATGGCAACCGGGAGCG
It contains:
- a CDS encoding class I SAM-dependent DNA methyltransferase — protein: MTSSELWTRETAERYDAAEAERSSADVLGPALAFLAELAGTGRALEFAIGTGRVGVPLRERGVPVVGIELSEHMAAVLRRKVDEDTLPVAIGDMATTVVSGEFSLVYVVYNTITNLLTQDEQVECFRNAARHLRPGGRFVIELGVPPLRFLPPGQVAVPFDVSEQHLGFDTFDLVEQTLVSHHFTRDGDDGRYRRDSSRHRYAWPAELDLMARIAGLELERRIEDWDGAPFTQDSTKHISVWRKPV
- a CDS encoding GNAT family N-acetyltransferase, which produces MVLTDGKTTLRPIKLRDQRDWREVNQRNREWLRPWEATIPPAPPGLTPPSRPSYRQMVRHLRAEAQAGRMLPFVVEHQGRLAGQLTVAGITWGSMCSGHIGYWVDRAVAGRGVMPTAVALATDHCFRTVGLHRIEICIRPENAASRRVVEKLGFREEGLRPRYLHIDGAWRDHLVFALTAEEVPEGLLTRWHRTAPGASRK
- the glpR gene encoding gephyrin-like molybdotransferase receptor GlpR, with amino-acid sequence MRVNSSGLIYAVIVGAWAAYLVPMWLRRQDELNESRPTERFSTAIRLLSGKAAMERRYARENERRDGEVPEEHGDLSAPGTAPENADGADDSADVDESVDVRAYADPKTMVGQGVTSVPTEVLGASGSEAADADGANADGRSENGHSSSERDGVERGKAERDKARQKSKRAKVLARRRRTTMVLFLAFTAGTIVAAVGGLAFLWAPAAPGLLLSTYIVHLRVQERRRFAAVMDKRRAKAAAKEKRARKAADEAKAGAGVPTEAHPGPSGQAPAAEPGATAHEEEPAAAGRRALVEQTDHAEWVDQQRDGGREPAEGWDPVPVPLPTYVSAPVAPRSTRGVDLEAPGTWSSARSSSASSEPPATSSGSGQEQDEEHGSGARRGRGRRQTPLFDQYEEDGRPRAANE
- a CDS encoding MogA/MoaB family molybdenum cofactor biosynthesis protein, whose translation is MSPALNPYRALAVTASNRAAEGVYEDTGGPLIVEALAAMGFEVDGPSVVPDGEPVAEVLGAAVAARYDVVVTTGGTGVSPTDCTPEMTRRLLDYEVPGIAEAIRAQGAEKVPTAALSRGIAGVANSTLIVNLPGSSGGVRDGLVVLERLLTHAVDQIHGGDHPRGDLN
- the moaC gene encoding cyclic pyranopterin monophosphate synthase MoaC — translated: MSSAEQQHLTHIDEGGAARMVDVSAKDVTARTARAAGRVLVSPRVVELLRGEDGQGLPKGDALATARIAGIMGAKRTPDLIPLCHPLAVSGVAVELSVTEEAVEITAQVKTTDRTGVEMEALTAVTVAALTVVDMVKAVDKSAVISDIRVEEKSGGRSGNWTRAGASSSRARQGDNGRRSESSEEESAV